CGGAGTGGAAGACGATGTTTCGGTAGCGGACGACGAAGTCGTGTTCACGGCACCTGACGTTGCAGAGCGGTACGTTCGCGAGACGGGTGTCGATTCGCTGGCCGTCGCCATTGGTTCCGCTCACGGGATGTACAAGCGTGAACCAAGTCTCGATCTCGACCGCCTCGCCGCCATCAACCGCCACTGCGGCATTCCCCTGGTTCTCCATGGCGGATCGGGAATTCCAAGGTGGCAAATCCAGAAAGCCATTCAATTCGGCATTTCGAAAATCAACTTTGATACGGAATTGAGATTGGCATACCTTGAAGGATTGAAAAGCGGCTGCGAACGACACTCGGATGATCCATTCCAGGCGGAGCAAATAGCAAAAGAGCGCCTGCGAGAAGTTATCCGGGAGAAAATTCACTGGTCTTTTCCTGGCGGATTGGTGCAGAGATAGTTGTAGTTGACCCTCTTTCATATTCAAAATATAATAGCATTGTGAGGTAATACCACATACCTTGATGGCGGTTCAAGTCTTACGAAGTCCACGGGAAGGGGCAATTTCGCCATGGAAGGACGCTTTGACATTGCAACACTAACAGAAATTGCAACCGCATGCTTTGAGAAAGCAGGTGTACCGCACACGGATGCGGCGTGGGCGGCCTACAGTTTAGTCAAAGCGGACTTACTCGGGCGCTCCACTCACGGCTTGTCTCGACTCAAGGCATATGTGACAGCAATCGAGGCCGGTAAAATCAACCCAACGGCGAATGTGGAGGTATCCCAAACCGGTCCATCGAGTATTATGGTGGACGGCGATGGAGGACTGGGCCCAGTCGTTGCCAAACACGCCATGGACGCGGCCATCTCGGCTGCGAGAACATCAGGTGTGGCCGCTGCCGCCGTCCATCACGGGAATCATGCCGGAGCGATGTCGATCTATACGACGTTGGCGGCCGATGCAGGTATGATTGGGCTCGGTTTCAGCAATGCGCAGCCAGCCATTCCTCCTTGGGGTGGCCGCAGGGCGTTCTTCGGGACGAATCCGATAGCGATGGCTGCGGGGATGGACCTGGACCAGATGTCGGTCGATATGGCAACCAGCGTTGCTGCACGTGGTAATATCATTCTGGCTGCCAAAACCGGGCAGCCTATTCCGGACCACTGGGCTATTGACGAGAACGGCGTACCCACGACGGATGCGAAGGCCGCATTGGCAGGCGCTGTGTTACCAATGGCTGGGCCCAAGGGCTACGCGCTCGCCACCATGGTCGAAGTGCTCGCCGGTGTGTTGACGGGAGCCGCTGTGGCGGATGAGGTCGGATCGATATACGACGCCAACCCGGAGCCAGCAAATACAGGGCTATTTTTTCTCGTCATCGATCCCTCGTATTTTGTGGGAACCGAGCAATTTCTGTCGCGATTGGCTAAGATGGAAAGGGATATCCGTGCCGTTCCCGTCGCTGAGGGCTATAACGAAATTCGACTGCCTGGCGAAAGAAGCCGGATGAACTTAGAACGCGGATTACAAGAGGGAATTGCGCTGTCTCGAGAGACGGTGCAAGAGATAGAATCACTGTGTCACAAATACGATCTGCTTTGGGGCACGAATCAATAAAGGGTGACGACGATGTTTCAACCTGTATCTGACAATATGGCGCTCAGCCAAAAGATCGTGTCCCAGTTTACGGACGCGATGATCCGGGGTGAACTTAAACCTGGGGACCGGATTCCGCCTGAACGGGAGCTGGCCACCATGTTTGGGGTCAGCCGAACTGCCATTCGCGATGCGATAAAAATTTTGTCTGGACAAGGGTTGCTCCAAGTCCGACACGGTGTCGGGATTTTCGTAACCGCTGGCAAACCCATGAGTTCCGACGTATTCGACGTGACGCACGGCAACCTACGAGACTTATTTGACATTCGAAAGGTCCTTGAGACCGAGGCGGCCGCTTGGGCAGCCACGCGCGCAGAACCAGATCACATTGCCCGTTTAGAAAGTATTCTGCAAGACGCACTGGATCATCAATCCGATCTCGCCCGCCTCGCCGAGCGCGACGCACAATTTCACGTCGCAGTCGCTGAAGCATCACAGAATATGCTGCTGGTACGGGTTATGTGGACATTGCTGGACGCATTGGCCGAGAGTAGGCAGGCTTCTCTGTCGGTGCCCAATCGAGCTCAGCAGTCTCTATTGGAGCACAAAACCATCGTTGATGCGATCCGGCAACACGATGTTCAATCCGCCCGGGCAGCCATGCACCTGCACTTAAGCAGCGTTGAGGAATCTGTTGTACATAAGAATGGGTAAATCCTTTTCTTCTCATGGATAGAATGATTGATTACGTTGCCGAAGGACTAACACGACAGCAGTCATGTTAAAAGCGGCCAAAGGGCCACAGGCCATCCGCGGGAGTGGCGGTTGACCTGTTCGATATCGGTCGTATACGAACTTGTTTAAATATGCCCGAGCATTTCTTCGTGTAACTGAGCATACATCTGTGCTTCAGACCTAGCGATTTTAGCGCCAACATTGTACATGATGTCTAAGTCTTCTGGCGCGGAGTATTGGACGAGAATATCTTTGCACAGTTGATAGTGTCTCGGCTCGTGTTCGTCGGCATGAACGTCCCAGAACAGGAGATTGAGTGGCTGCTCATTGTAATTGGGGTGCCTTAAACCATTTGCTATCTCCCCCATCACGGTTCCAGCAAACATCTCGGACCCCAGGCCAACGGCAGCCATCGCTTCTAACGGAGTGGCACGATGGAAAAAGTCGATGAAATACTGTATGGCATTCGCAACTGCTGATGACATTGGTTTCGGCGGCATGCCTCGCTCGTCCAATTGAATATGTGGATGGATTGAAAATAAGAATGTCTTGTACAACTGTTCGTGCGACTTGCCAGGGACTCCATGCCCGGCTTCGTCCCACAAGTTGTCTGCAAGTGGAACCCACCATGTATCGAGCGGGGGCATGGCGGAAATAGCTGCTCCAAGAACCCGCGGAAAGTGTCGACTGTAATACGAATATTGAACAGCGAAATACTGTAATTGGGGAATGGTATATTGACCGCTTCTCAATGTGCGGAGAAAGACACCATTGATAAACTCCTCATCAACCAGATCATCCAAAGCAGTTTCGAGATCCGCGTAACTGTGAAACATAACTGTTCCTCCTAGAGATAGATAACAGCTAGAGTGTAACAAATCCCCGCCAAGTGTGCTGTACAAAAAGCGTTGTTGTGGTGCAATAAAGAACCATAGCGAGCATAAGTAAACGAGGGATACAATGTGATTGTATGGTGCTTTTACCTTGTAGGCGGTATGGTGACAATTAGAGGCCTAATGAACGGTTTGATGTAAGGAGAGACATCGAATGACAGACGATGCACGTGTTTTGACGAATGCCGAAATTGACTTTTGGGAAGAGAGACGATCCACCGGCTTAACGAAACATCTGGTAGCAACGATACGTGACTTGCAACGTCAAGTAGCAGACTTGCAGCAAGAGCGGGATATCTGGACCGAACGATTGCGACATTACGAAGCTTCCGCGTTTGACATACAGGAGATAGCTGACCGCTTACAGTCTCAACGAGACGCTTACAAGGCTGCTTTGGAAAGGTATAACGAGGCAGCTGATAGATTTATTGACAAGGTGGATCAAGGTTTGGCCAAGAGCAAGGAAACATATAACGATTTGTATGATGCGCGACGTCAGGCTAGTGAAGCTCTAACCAAATATGACGAGGAGAATACTTGATAGGATTAATCTGCAGGCGGTTGCGTCAAGCGTACTTTGGGAAACTAACGCCTTACATATGGAACCTCTCGCTTGTTTAATATTGTGAGTAAAAGCAAATTGGAATTAGATAATTCACCTAATGGGGCCGCAGAACCCAATAAGGAGCTGATTTTCCCTGTTAGTAGCAGTTAACCGACGTGTGTTCGATTCCCTCGACGACAGCGTCCTTGGGTGGGTGTGTATGGAACCAATTATGGTACCACTTCGTGGTAAAAACCCTGCGGTAAAGTCTCAAGTATACTCGGCATTAACTGACGGTCATTATCAGAAACTTATGATGTTTCTGTTGATGACCTCCAAAAGGACCCAAGTCTATTGGATACGGTACAGACACTTTACTGCCACTTCAAGGAGTTCATTCCATCTACGCTCCAACTGATTGGAACATATGTACGCAACAAACCCGAGGAGTTCGTTGAGATATCAGGTTGAGTATATTTGTCTCCCAGGGCTAATACGTCAGTCGATCGCCGAAATGGAAAGTGGCTCCTGTGACCAGGTATATGGATACGCTTTGACGTTTACGCGCCCCGGATCACATGGTCACGAAAGAACCCACGTATTACAACGTGGGCTCTTCCTTAACTAACGAAGAAAACTGAACAGGTCTGTCACGGCCTTTTCGTCATTTAAATACCTCGATTGTTGTTCCGGCGTTTTAGCTGTAGCAGCTTTCACGGCATAATACAAAGCGGCAGCCGCGAGAGCAAACAGTGCGATGGTTCCAAGTTCTTTCACTCCGTCCGACTCCTTTCTTGAGTGGGTTCGTCCATATCTTACCCATTCCGGTGTTCTTTTTGCGGTTCCTAGAAACAAGAAAAACAATTCCTGTACCTCTCTATGAAAACAGGATAGAATCGAACATAAGAAAGCGCTTTCTAAAGTTCGCGAAGTCCTGCCACCAAAAGGGGTAATACTCCATGAATATTCGAAACGTGTTGGGGCTGCCAGAGGTCCTAGATGTTAAAAAGGTCATTGCCATTCAACCGCATCCGGACGACAACGAAGTGAATATTGCGGGAACGCTTATGGAATTGCACAACAGAGGGTGCGAGATCGTTTATGTCACAGTGACTGATGGCCGCGCAGGTGGTTGGGGGACCGTTCAAGACCCGAATCAAATTGTTCGTGTACGAGAACAAGAAAAGATCAATGCAGGAAAGATGATTGGCGTTGATAAACACATCGATCTTGGGTTTCCCGACGGAGGTAACTATGACATCGAAACACTAACGAAGCGTTTAGTGGAAATTTACCGGCAGGAGAAGCCGGATTTGGTGTTTACTGTAGACCCTTGGATGCCCTATGAAGCCCACCCCGATCACGTGAAAGTTGGCCGCGCCGCCTCTTCCGCACTGCTATTTTCAAATAACCCTATTTTATATCCGATTGAAACACACGACGTTTTTCAAGTGCCTCAGATCGCTTTTTATGCCACAAGTTATCCCAACACTTGGATCGATATAACGGCAAATTTTGAGCGGAAAATGGAGTCTATTGTGGCCCATAAGAGCCAGTTTGACAACGAGACATGGTCGTTTGTAAGGCTTTATTTTGCCGAGGCGGCAAGCGAGGCGTACCTCCGAATTTCTACAGAAACAAAGGGGTTCGCCGAGACATTGAAGGTACTGGCACATATGGAACTCCACTCCGTTCCCACCACGTTGTTCAGCTAAGGGAGGAACAGCCATGGTTCCGTTTCGTAAACGTGTCGCGTACAGCTTGAATCAAATCGGTGTGAATTTGCTTTGGCAAGCGTTCAACACGGTTGCAGTATTTTATTACGTGACTGTGTTGCATGTCTCGGCGACAGCAATCTCTACAGGAATGATCGTGTACGGCATTGTTAATGCGTTTCTCAACCTATTCTCAGGCTTTCTCAGTGACCGAACCAATACGCGACTAGGACGGCGAATTCCTTACATTGTCTTTGGCGGCATTCCGTTGGTCGTGCTGTTTTACTTACTGTTTCACCCCTTCGTGACTGCAAAGGGGTCATTGCTCATCTATTTCTTGGTTGTTACGTTGTTGTTTGATATTTGTTTTACTTTTGTCGCGCTAAATATCGGCGCGCTGTTTCCGGAAATGTACCAGCAACCTAAGGAACGTTCGAGCGTCGTTGCACTCCAACAGCTCTCCGGAATTATTGGGATGATAGCCGGTGTTGCACTTTCGAAGTCCCTGGGGCAATCTATGGGTTGGTCGGTTATGGCGCTTATATTTGGTCTTGTCACGGTGATAACGATTTATGTATCCCTATCCGGATCATTTGAAAATCCGGCATATCGCGAGGAGCCGCTCCATTTTAAAGAGTCTCTCCGCGAGACATTCAAGAACAAGCGATTCGTTGTTTATGTTTTCGCCAGTTTGTTTATCCAACTGACGACGACGATGTTTACTACCATTTCATCGTTTTATAGCAATTATGTGGTGACACTTACCCCTTTGCAAAGTTCACTTTTCTTAGGACTCATGTTCATTGTTGCCATTCCCTTGTCGTTTGTGTGGTCGCGCATCGCATTGAAAATTTCTAACGTCAAAGCCGCACTTGTTACCACTGTGCTGTTTGCCATGATTTCGCTTTCATTTTGTTTTGATGAAAATCCCGTGTCCGTCATTGCCACAGGAGCATGCCTCGGGGTTGGAGTTGCTGGCTTCATGGTCATCATGAACCTCCTGCTCGCAGACGTGATCGATCACGATGCTGAACACACAGGGAAACGAAGAGAGGGTATGTACTACGGTATGAATGGGTTTATTGTACGGATCGGGATGTCGCTTCAGTATGCCATTATGGGCGCATTCTTTTGGATGACAAAATTTAACGCTAAGGAAACTGTGCAGTCTCATAACGCTGTCATCGGACTTCGCTTTCTCATTGGTGGATTGCCGGTGATTCTTTTGCTCATTGCATTTATACTCTTGCTGAAATATCTACAGTACTGTGAGCCGCGGAATAAAGAGACAGATTTCCACAAGACAATTGCAAGATAACAGCAACTTTACTCTTGTCGGACGCAAGCCTTAAACTACAGTTTGGTGTTCGCGATCACGATAGTCGGATATCACCGATGTTCCTTGTGTAACGTTCATCAAATATTTAGTAATAACTGGAGGCCCAGATGTCCTATAAAGCAGTTTTCTTCGACATAGACGGAACACTGATCAACGAAGAAAAACAGATACCGAACACGACGAGAGAAGCAGTTGAACGATTGAAGGGCAACGGGGTAGACGTATTCATAGCGACTGGACGAGCTCCAAGTCAGTTTCGATTCGTTGCAGATGAATTTGGCATCGATTCGTTCGTCACATGCAATGGGGGATACGCAGAATATCGTGGAAAACCGGTCTTCGGGAATCCGATCCCTCGTCACACATTACAATTGCTGAGCGAGCAAGCTCATGAATCTGGACATGCCCTCGTTTTTGCTGGAAGTGACGCATGCTATGCAACGGTGGACCAACACCCCTTTGTCACGGAAGCGTTTGACTATCTCAAAATCGTGAAAAAGCCCGAGTTTAGCCCGGATGTGTGGAAGGAAACGGATATTTATCAGGTGTATCTCTACTGTGAGGAGCCCAAAGAGCAACCGTACATCGAAAGGTTTCCTAACCTGAACTTTATCCGTGCGCACAAGCTGTATTTGGATTTATTTCCGAAGGATGTGTCTAAGGCGGGGGGGATCGAAGCAATGCTGCATCATTTAAAGCTGACTCCCGAGCAGGTGGTCGCATTTGGCGACGGAATGAACGATGTTCAAATGCTTTCCTATGTTGGAATGGGGATTGCAATGGGAAATGCCCGTGATGAAGTCAAATCCTATGCGAAGTTTATTACGAAAGACGTAAACAATGGTGGAATCCTGTACGGTCTTGAAAAAATCGGCTTGCTTTCCTCTTGAGTTCGTATCGTCTATTGAATAGATGATTACTTGGCACCCAAGTCCCGTATGAAATCCTTATTCACGAGTGCGTGACTTCGGTAACGGACGGGATTTGGGGAACCACTTTTTTACGAACAGGCAATTTTTAACCGACCAATTCGGTAAAGAAGTTAGGAAGTTTTTTAATCAGACTGGCGAATTCGAGTTCGATAAATCGCTCATGCATGACTTGTACGTTCAAATCCAGTCTTAAGTCGTCACTTGTCACGGTGTCCAATGCTTCAAGGTCTGTTCGAATCGTCGCCAGTACCTTGCTTAATATTGCAGCTTGTTTGCCAACCAGTTCTGTATCCGATTCTTTCAAGAGGTAGGCGAGCGGTGATCTTGCGATGCCCAGAGCTTTGAACAGTAGTTTCATCTCCGCTTGCTCTGCAGAAGTCATATTTTCAATGTAGTCATACAAATTTTCAACCGTTTGGAATTCTTGAAGTAACGGGACAGAAGCTTTTTCACCAATTCCTTTGACTCCTGGGATATTGTCACTGTTATCGCCTTCCAGCGCCTTCTTGTCCACCATTTGGTGAGGCTTCAACCCGTATTCTTCCTCGAACGTCACCGGTGAGTATTCAAATACGCCATCGGGGATGGCCAGTTCTTTCAAATTGAGGCTTCTTACCTTGTATAATTCTTCTGCCTTTGACGTCATCAACCACACACGCGTTGATTCGCTGATCAGTTGGAGTGCGTCTTGGTCCTTTGTGAGGATGTAGACAGGCATCTCAGACTCGAATTTGCGTGCGAGCGTTCCGATAATATCGTCGGCCTCGTAATCGTCCAACCAAAACTGAGGGATGTTTACCGCTTGAAGCAGTTCTTGCATTGTGCGATATTGCTCACTCAATATTGGCAGGGCGTCTTCTCGATGGCCCTTATACTCACCGTATAGTTTTCGGCGAAATGTATTTCGGGACACATCCCACGCGACTGCGAAATGGGTGGGTTTCTGCCGTTCAATGAGGTTCAGTAAGATTCTTGTCATCGGATACACCGCGTTTGTGTATACGCCTTTGGTCGTGCACAATGCCTTTTTTCGTAGGTATTCTTCCCGATCCGCCTGATCCTTTAACCTATAGTAATCTCGCGGAACATTTCCAAAAAAAGCTGTTGTCAAGAGAGAAGAACCGTCTATCAAAATGAGCTTCATTTCAACACCTCGTCATCAGTCAACCTTATTGTAGCACGATAGGTCGATGTCCGAGTGGCGTGGCATGGAACGGAGTTACACCCTGCCAGCGGATCGCTAGCAGGGCACAAGACTATCATTGTGTTATTCCATCATCGGTTTCTATTGGTTGAATCTCATTTGTACTGCCTTTTTTGTTGCGATTCTTTGTCGGGTTCTCTTTTTCAAGTTGATCAAGCTGTTGCTTTACAGTTTGCGATTTTATCATATGACTCTTGTTGTCGTTATTCATTATCCACTACCTCCCTTGACCATGCTCATTCTTTCCCGATTATGTTGAGGAAACGAATAAAAATTTATTCAAATCATGAAGATTTATTTTGTGCTCTGAGCCCGATGTAAAATATCCTATGGCCCATTCAAATGTGAAAATGAGAGGCGGATTTACATGGGTGGTATTTTGGTTGTAGGTAGTATAAATATGGACGTGGTGATCCGCGTAAAACACCATCCAGTCCCTGGCGAAACGGTGCGAGGATTCGAGACCGCATATCATCCAGGTGGAAAAGGAGCGAACCAAGCTGTTGCAGCCTCGAGAGCAGGGAGCTTCGTGAGAGTGTTTGGCGCTGTAGGCAACGATTCGTTTGGGGAAACGCTTCAGTCAGCACTTCTGAACGATGACATCGACACGCAATTCGTTCGCATGATTGATAAACCCTCCGGGGTGGCCCTTATCACGGTTAGCGAAGATGGTGAGAATACGATTATAGTTGCGGGCGGCGCGAACGAACAGTTGCGGGAACAGGACTTGATGGACGCGGATGGGAACGGATTGTGGGACGGGATCGATACACTTCTCGTTCAAAACGAAATCTCGCCCGACGTGACAAGGCTCGCAATGCGACGAGCCCATGAGCTTGGCATACATGTCGTGTTCAATGCATCTCCGGTCGCAGGTATCACTGTCGATTGGATAAAGCATGTGGACACGTTGGTCGTCAATGAGACGGAGGCACAAACGCTAGCGGACCAACCCGTGATGACGGTGGACGAGGCTAAACAAGCGATTTCCCGTCTTTTGCATACAGGTCCTAAGTCGGTCATTGTTACGCTAGGTGCACAAGGAGCCGTGTTCGGCTCATGGAAAACAGATGACGACGGTGAAATCGGTCAAGGGATACACGTAGTCAGCCAGTCGGCGTTTGATGTGCCCGTTGTCGACACAACGGCGGCTGGGGATACATTCGTTGGGGCACTGGCCGCTGTGCGATCCGCTTGTTCCGACACATCCAAGGCACTGAGGTTCGCTGCGGCAGCGTCAGGACTTGCCGTGACGAAAATGGGCGCTCAAAGTTCGATCCCGACGCGACGTGACGTTGAGATGTTCTTAGCCGAGCGTAAGTGAACAAATGACAGTGTGGTGACGTTTGTACAAGTTCGGGCGCATCACACAATGGTGCGATGCGCCCTGTCGCGGCGTCACTTGAAGCTGTTCAGCAATTGCGCTTCACTGCTGTCTTCCAGGCCCGCGTGCCAAACCGAAATGCCGCCGAGACCGTACTGTTCGGCGAGATTGACCCTAGGTGTCAAACTCTGCACGGTTTCGTAGTATACAGTGTGTGTCACGCCGTTCGTTGTGTAGGAGTAGTAGGGTGCCTGATCCAAGACGTCCCATTGCGGCGTGATTCCATTCTGTGCCGCGTAATTCTCTGCTGTTTTGTCGCTGTACGCTTCCGCAGGACCGGAACTCCAATCGTACGCATACGCGTCTAAGCCAAGGATGACCTCCTGCGGTGGCATTTGACTGACGGCGTACTGGACCGACTCGTTAACCCACCACAACGGTGCGATGGCACCTGGTTGGCTGGTTGGGTAACTGAAGTCGTAGGCCATGAGAATGACCTTGTCAACGGCGGCTACGATGGCACCGAAGTCATAGCCCGCGTTCCACGATTCTTTCGTGGGGTCGACCACGGCGGGCAGATCGACAGACAAGGTTTTACCTTGTGCGGATAAAGCGTTGTGAAGGTCCTGTAAGAAAGTGACAAAGTTTTGGCGCTGGTCAGACGGCATAAACTCAAAGTCGATATTGACGCCGTCGTCCCCATCACGTTCGATCGCGGCGACGATGTTCGACTCAAGTTGCTGTCTCGTCGTCTGGTTACTCATGACGCTTTCCAGTGTCCCTTTGTCCATTGAATCCACCCGGGCAATGGCCTGAAGGCCGCGCGCATGCGCGAATGAGACGACAGGTGTTTGTCCGTCGCCTGAAAGCGAGCCGTTTGCTTGGACATCGTAGGCGGAGGATGCGAGGACATTTGCCCCTGTTAACTGCTGGCTTATGTCATCCAACGACGCAGATGTATTCGTCACAAATGCCACGTTCCACGGTGTGCTGGTCGGCATTGGAGCGCCCGTTTGGAGGGTCCATGTCGTTCCGTTCCATGAAGACTGAACACCGGCCTGTGTGAGGAGTTGCATGACATACCAGATAGGCATATATGTTGTGGGTTTGTGACTGTTGGGATCGGGGCGAACGATGGGCATCACACGGTGAATAGGTTGGCCATTTAGTTCAAGTGTGGCACTCCCGGTTCCTAAGGGACCGTTGTTCATGTTCGTCTGTACACCTGGTGGCGTGGTGAAGTTCCAAAGGTTGCCCTGCCACGTACTCTGAAATCCAGCCGGCTGAAGGGCGTGCATAATATACCAAATAGGCATGTATGTAGTCCCACCTGACACGACGCCGTACACGTTTGCGGTGTAGTTCTGATACACGATCTGCTTTTTTTGAAGGGTCGAAGTTGCAAACGCAGTCTTTGCCGAAAAGCATAGAATCGCTAGAGATAGGGTCGCTGCGGCAGCGCCTGCTGCCCGGCCTATTCGGGGTCTTTTCTTCATCGGGTTGATTGTCTATCCTTTCCGGCATAGGAGAGTAAAGCGGTTCCTTGTCTATCAGACTACGAATAGATTCCAGTCAATTCAACAGGAGGATTCCACCATATGAGAAAAATTCCGTTATGGGCACATCGCGGCTTCTCGGGCAGATATCCAGAAAACACGATGGCTGCATTTATCGCTGCCGTGGAGATAGGGGCAAATGGTATTGAGTGCGACGTGAGGAAAACAGCAGACGGATGCTTTGTCATCATGCATGATGAAACGGTGGATCGAACGACAAATGGCAGTGGTTCCGTCGCAGACATGACGCTTCAAGAGTTGATTGAGCTTGATGCCGGTATTGGTTACGACGTCGCTTTCGAAGGTGCCCGTGTTCCAAAACTGTCAACGGTCCTCTCCTACGTGTCGCGCAGTACGGCCCTCATCACGCTGAATTTGGAGTGGAAAATTCCCATTCGCAGTCGTCAGGACGTTGAACCGGTACTCAAGTGGATTGAGGAGGCTCGACTAACGAAGCACGTTATTCACAGTTCATTCGACGTGGGAAGCCTGGAAGTGTTGCGACAAATCAGTCCGAAATTGCGAATCGGATTGTTGACGGAGCCGGGCGAAGACGGCTTCACGACGGCGAAACGAATTGGGGCGCAGGCGATTCACCCGGATTACATGGACGTGACGCCGCGTTATGTGAGGCGGGCACACCAAGAGCACTTCTTCGTGCACCCGTACACCGTTAACGATCAGAAGGGGTTTGCCTGGCTAGCCGAGTGTCAAGTGGACGCCGCCATCACGAATTGGCCGGGGGAACAGTGGCTGATGCCATTCGATGTCGAGTCTTCTCCAGTCCTTTAGCGACACTGGTGGCGATGAGAACCAACATGAGTGAGACTGGAATGAGCCAAAACGCCACTTCGATGCTCGTTGCCGTCGCCACGATCCCGATGATCCAACTGACAAAAATTCCGCCGATACCGGCACATGTAAACAACAACCCGAGCACACGACCCGTTTCCTTGTCAAACGCTTGGCTTGCGATGTGAACGATGGTTGGGAACGTAACCGCGAAGCCAAAACCAGATAGAACAAACAAGAGTGGACCATTGCTATCGAGTAGTGCGATGGCGAATAGAATCAGTGAAAATATGGAACTCCAAGTGATGCTTCCGTAGGATCCTAGACGGTGTACCCAAAGCGGGCCACTCAATCGTCCAAATGTGAAAATCAGGTAGAATCCGGTCAAATACCAGGAGCTTCGTGTGACACTCATGTGATCGGCATGTACGAGGTAAGTCGGTAACCATGCCGCTGTACCCCCTTCAGCTACCACATAGAGCATGATGGCCAGGAGCAGCACATACATGAGCGGTGAGGACATGGCCCCGTGATCTTTTGGTTCATTCGCGTTGTGTGGTTCAGGGGCCGTTAATGCAGGAAATTGATAGCGAATGGTAGCTGCCACGGTCGCGATGCAGAGTAAACCGACGGCAAAGTAGGGGGTGCTCCAGTGCCCGGATCGTGTGGCTATCCAAATGACAACGGCGGGGAAAATCGTTGCCCCCACACCGTAAAAACCGTGCAGTAAATTAAATCCGGAAGATTCCGCTCGAGACGACTCGGCCACAGCTGGAACGACAGCATTGACGCCGATTTCCAACCACCCCATGGCTAATCCGAGCAAG
This is a stretch of genomic DNA from Alicyclobacillus dauci. It encodes these proteins:
- a CDS encoding class II fructose-bisphosphate aldolase, with the translated sequence MPLYTGTILKRAYEERYAVPAFSVHNYAMIEAVVEEARELQVPVLIQIGQRAIRYGQMRSLQNHIALQAAVSPYPVVSHLDHCHDFEQIIEALRAGLTSCMIDASMRTLDENILLTRKVVEACHAVGVPVEGELGAIGGVEDDVSVADDEVVFTAPDVAERYVRETGVDSLAVAIGSAHGMYKREPSLDLDRLAAINRHCGIPLVLHGGSGIPRWQIQKAIQFGISKINFDTELRLAYLEGLKSGCERHSDDPFQAEQIAKERLREVIREKIHWSFPGGLVQR
- a CDS encoding Ldh family oxidoreductase, encoding MEGRFDIATLTEIATACFEKAGVPHTDAAWAAYSLVKADLLGRSTHGLSRLKAYVTAIEAGKINPTANVEVSQTGPSSIMVDGDGGLGPVVAKHAMDAAISAARTSGVAAAAVHHGNHAGAMSIYTTLAADAGMIGLGFSNAQPAIPPWGGRRAFFGTNPIAMAAGMDLDQMSVDMATSVAARGNIILAAKTGQPIPDHWAIDENGVPTTDAKAALAGAVLPMAGPKGYALATMVEVLAGVLTGAAVADEVGSIYDANPEPANTGLFFLVIDPSYFVGTEQFLSRLAKMERDIRAVPVAEGYNEIRLPGERSRMNLERGLQEGIALSRETVQEIESLCHKYDLLWGTNQ
- a CDS encoding FadR/GntR family transcriptional regulator, yielding MFQPVSDNMALSQKIVSQFTDAMIRGELKPGDRIPPERELATMFGVSRTAIRDAIKILSGQGLLQVRHGVGIFVTAGKPMSSDVFDVTHGNLRDLFDIRKVLETEAAAWAATRAEPDHIARLESILQDALDHQSDLARLAERDAQFHVAVAEASQNMLLVRVMWTLLDALAESRQASLSVPNRAQQSLLEHKTIVDAIRQHDVQSARAAMHLHLSSVEESVVHKNG
- a CDS encoding TenA family transcriptional regulator, with translation MFHSYADLETALDDLVDEEFINGVFLRTLRSGQYTIPQLQYFAVQYSYYSRHFPRVLGAAISAMPPLDTWWVPLADNLWDEAGHGVPGKSHEQLYKTFLFSIHPHIQLDERGMPPKPMSSAVANAIQYFIDFFHRATPLEAMAAVGLGSEMFAGTVMGEIANGLRHPNYNEQPLNLLFWDVHADEHEPRHYQLCKDILVQYSAPEDLDIMYNVGAKIARSEAQMYAQLHEEMLGHI
- a CDS encoding PIG-L deacetylase family protein → MNIRNVLGLPEVLDVKKVIAIQPHPDDNEVNIAGTLMELHNRGCEIVYVTVTDGRAGGWGTVQDPNQIVRVREQEKINAGKMIGVDKHIDLGFPDGGNYDIETLTKRLVEIYRQEKPDLVFTVDPWMPYEAHPDHVKVGRAASSALLFSNNPILYPIETHDVFQVPQIAFYATSYPNTWIDITANFERKMESIVAHKSQFDNETWSFVRLYFAEAASEAYLRISTETKGFAETLKVLAHMELHSVPTTLFS
- a CDS encoding MFS transporter; the encoded protein is MVPFRKRVAYSLNQIGVNLLWQAFNTVAVFYYVTVLHVSATAISTGMIVYGIVNAFLNLFSGFLSDRTNTRLGRRIPYIVFGGIPLVVLFYLLFHPFVTAKGSLLIYFLVVTLLFDICFTFVALNIGALFPEMYQQPKERSSVVALQQLSGIIGMIAGVALSKSLGQSMGWSVMALIFGLVTVITIYVSLSGSFENPAYREEPLHFKESLRETFKNKRFVVYVFASLFIQLTTTMFTTISSFYSNYVVTLTPLQSSLFLGLMFIVAIPLSFVWSRIALKISNVKAALVTTVLFAMISLSFCFDENPVSVIATGACLGVGVAGFMVIMNLLLADVIDHDAEHTGKRREGMYYGMNGFIVRIGMSLQYAIMGAFFWMTKFNAKETVQSHNAVIGLRFLIGGLPVILLLIAFILLLKYLQYCEPRNKETDFHKTIAR
- a CDS encoding Cof-type HAD-IIB family hydrolase, translated to MSYKAVFFDIDGTLINEEKQIPNTTREAVERLKGNGVDVFIATGRAPSQFRFVADEFGIDSFVTCNGGYAEYRGKPVFGNPIPRHTLQLLSEQAHESGHALVFAGSDACYATVDQHPFVTEAFDYLKIVKKPEFSPDVWKETDIYQVYLYCEEPKEQPYIERFPNLNFIRAHKLYLDLFPKDVSKAGGIEAMLHHLKLTPEQVVAFGDGMNDVQMLSYVGMGIAMGNARDEVKSYAKFITKDVNNGGILYGLEKIGLLSS